One Eulemur rufifrons isolate Redbay chromosome 12, OSU_ERuf_1, whole genome shotgun sequence genomic window carries:
- the NEFL gene encoding neurofilament light polypeptide produces the protein MSSFSYEPYYSTSYKRRYVETPRVHISSVRSGYSTARSAYSSYSAPVSSSLSVRRSYSSSSGSLMPSLENLDLTQVAAISNDLKSIRTQEKAQLQDLNDRFASFIERVHELEQQNKVLEAELLVLRQKHSEPSRFRALYEQEIRDLRLAAEDATNEKQALQGEREGLEETLRNLQARYEEEVLSREDAEGRLMEARKGADEAALARAELEKRIDSLMDEIAFLKKVHEEEIAELQAQIQYAQISVEMDVSTKPDLSAALKDIRAQYEKLAAKNMQNAEEWFKSRFTVLTESAAKNTDAVRAAKDEVSESRRLLKAKTLEIEACRGMNEALEKQLQELEDKQNADISAMQDTINKLENELRTTKSEMARYLKEYQDLLNVKMALDIEIAAYRKLLEGEETRLSFTSVGSLTSGYSQSSQVFGRSAYSGLQTSSYLMSARSFPAYYTSHVQEEQIEVEETIEAAKAEEAKDEPPSEGEAEEEEKDKEEAGEEEAAEEEEGAAKEEAEDAKEEEEGGEGEEGEETKEAEEDEKKVEGAGEEQATKKKD, from the exons ATGAGTTCGTTCAGCTATGAGCCGTACTACTCGACCTCCTACAAGCGGCGCTACGTGGAGACGCCCCGGGTGCACATCTCCAGCGTGCGCAGCGGCTACAGCACCGCGCGCTCCGCTTACTCCAGCTACTCGGCGCCCGTGTCCTCCTCGCTGTCCGTGCGCCGCAGCTACTCGTCCAGCTCTGGCTCCTTGATGCCCAGCCTGGAGAACCTCGACCTGACCCAGGTAGCCGCCATCAGCAACGACCTCAAGTCGATCCGCACGCAGGAGAAGGCGCAGCTCCAGGACCTCAACGACCGCTTCGCCAGCTTCATCGAGCGCGTGCACGAGCTGGAGCAGCAGAACAAGGTCCTGGAGGCCGAGCTGCTGGTGCTGCGCCAGAAGCACTCCGAGCCGTCCCGCTTCCGGGCGCTGTATGAGCAGGAGATCCGCGACCTGCGCCTGGCGGCGGAAGACGCCACCAACGAGAAGCAGGCGCTCCAGGGCGAGCGCGAGGGGCTGGAGGAGACGCTGCGCAACCTGCAGGCGCGCTACGAGGAGGAGGTGCTGAGCCGCGAGGACGCCGAGGGCCGGCTGATGGAGGCGCGCAAAGGCGCAGACGAGGCTGCCCTGGCCCGCGCCGAGCTGGAGAAGCGCATCGACAGCCTGATGGACGAAATCGCTTTCCTGAAGAAGGTACACGAAGAGGAGATCGCCGAGCTGCAGGCGCAGATCCAGTACGCGCAGATCTCCGTGGAGATGGACGTGTCCACCAAGCCCGACCTCTCTGCCGCGCTCAAGGACATCCGCGCGCAGTATGAGAAGCTGGCCGCCAAGAACATGCAGAATGCCGAAGAGTGGTTCAAGAGCCGCTTCACGGTACTGACCGAGAGCGCCGCCAAGAACACCGACGCCGTGCGCGCCGCCAAGGACGAGGTGTCCGAGAGCCGCCGCCTGCTCAAGGCCAAGACCCTGGAGATCGAAGCATGCCGGGGCATGAACGAAGCGCTGGAGAAGCAGTTGCAGGAGCTAGAGGACAAGCAGAATGCCGACATCAGTGCTatgcag GACACaatcaacaaattagaaaatgaattGAGAACCACGAAGAGCGAAATGGCACGATATCTAAAGGAATACCAAGACCTCCTGAACGTGAAGATGGCTTTGGACATTGAGATTGCAGCTTACAG GAAACTCCTGGAAGGTGAGGAGACCCGGCTGAGTTTCACCAGTGTGGGAAGCCTCACCAGTGGCTACTCCCAGAGCTCCCAGGTCTTTGGCCGATCTGCCTACAGCGGTTTACAGACCAGCTCCTACTTGATGTCTGCCCGCTCCTTCCCGGCCTACTACACCAGCCACGTCCAGGAGGAGCAGATCGAGGTGGAGGAGACCATTGAGGCTGCGAAAGCAGAAGAAGCCAAGGACGAACCCCCCTCTGAAGGAGAAGccgaagaggaggagaaggacaaggaagaggctggggaagaagaggcagctgaagaggaagaaggag CTGCCAAGGAAGAAGCTGAAGATgcgaaggaagaagaggaaggaggtgaaggtgaagaaggagaagaaaccaAAGAAGCTGAGGAGGATGAGAAAAAAGTTGAAGGTGCTGGGGAGGAACAGGCAACTAAGAAGAAAGATTga